A single genomic interval of Spinacia oleracea cultivar Varoflay chromosome 6, BTI_SOV_V1, whole genome shotgun sequence harbors:
- the LOC110792162 gene encoding cysteine-rich receptor-like protein kinase 10 isoform X2: protein MKQMEPPSHYISKTFQLIFLVFLLLKNVSAVSQPNYFFTNCEASANYTQNSIYRENLYQLLSELGGQASLSDFYNITKGETPDIVYGTFYCRRDLNREFCRDCVQAAAQMIIRNCTTQKEAVVWYQECTLRYANRPIFGLDEDDERYSWWFSPDNVSNPNQLQTVLFRTMGSLIQSAAYNNSNHGYATGDAPFPPYPTLYGLVQCSNDILGPPCERCLRRIYRDMQTCCNGGRLWIMIFRTNCQMRYNMAPFYSPLAPPPPPSLPGSTGKGVLFYITRVVVPVAGFVLLLLCVLVVFCVCKRRKKQQTPSVCDPPIENNNPVLNSNESNIEQSNPSDSLQYSLDTIKFATRNFSMDNKLGEGGFGAVYKGRLPDGQEVAVKRLSEDSRQGHREFTNEVQLVAKLQHRNLVKLLGFCLEGEEKLLIFEFVSNLSLDKFLFDPNRRKYLDWETRFRIITGIARGLLYLHVDSRVKIIHRDLKTSNILLDEQMNPKIADFGTARLMKIDHTQANTTKIFGTFGYMAPEYTAAGVFSVKSDVYSFGVMVLEIVSGQSNNLFIQSFGQDSLLSHAQKLWNTGTIMELVDPSLGNNFSRAEILRCVQVGLFSVQEDPSSRPTMESVLLILQNNSSDIQFPPRHSAVSSNTNTQGEAGEDQLPSLEGDEAYSRDSTDLYPR from the exons ATGAAACAAATGGAACCACCATCACACTACATCTCAAAAACCTTCCAATTAATCTTCCTTGTATTCCTACTGCTGAAAAATGTTTCTGCAGTTTCCCAGCCCAACTATTTCTTCACAAACTGTGAAGCCAGTGCTAACTACACACAGAACAGCATATACAGAGAGAATCTGTACCAGCTCCTCTCAGAACTTGGTGGACAAGCCTCCTTATCTGACTTCTACAACATCACAAAGGGCGAAACTCCTGACATAGTCTACGGAACATTCTATTGTAGACGTGACTTGAATCGTGAGTTCTGTCGTGATTGTGTACAGGCAGCCGCGCAAATGATTATAAGAAACTGTACTACTCAGAAGGAGGCTGTTGTCTGGTACCAAGAATGCACTCTAAGGTATGCAAACCGTCCAATCTTCGGTCTAGATGAAGATGACGAACGTTACTCATGGTGGTTCAGCCCTGACAATGTATCCAATCCTAATCAGTTACAGACGGTGCTATTTAGAACCATGGGTAGTCTTATTCAGAGCGCGGCGTACAACAATAGCAACCATGGTTATGCAACTGGAGACGCCCCTTTTCCCCCGTATCCAACCTTATACGGTCTTGTTCAGTGCTCGAATGATATTCTTGGTCCACCTTGTGAAAGATGTTTGCGCCGTATTTATAGAGATATGCAAACTTGCTGTAACGGTGGGAGATTGTGGATTATGATTTTCCGGACCAATTGCCAAATGAGGTACAATATGGCTCCTTTCTATTCACCACTggctccacctccacctccaaGCTTACCAGGCTCTACAG GCAAGGGCGTACTATTCTACATAACAAGAGTTGTTGTTCCGGTTGCTGGCTTTGTATTGCTGCTTCTTTGCGTCCTCGTGGTCTTCTGTGTCTGTAAGAGGAGGAAGAAACAGCAGACACCTTCAG tTTGTGATCCGCCCATAGAAAACAATAATCCTGTTCTTAACAGCAATGAATCCAACATTGAGCAATCCAACCCTTCAGACTCATTGCAATACAGCCTGGACACAatcaaatttgctacgaggaacTTCTCCATGGATAACAAACTTGGGGAAGGTGGATTTGGAGCTGTATACAAG GGGAGGCTCCCAGATGGGCAGGAAGTGGCTGTTAAGAGGCTCTCAGAAGATTCCCGGCAAGGTCATAGAGAATTTACCAATGAAGTACAATTAGTAGCCAAGCTTCAACACAGAAACCTCGTCAAACTTTTGGGTTTTTGCTTAGAAGGGGAAGAAAAGTTGCTTATTTTTGAGTTTGTATCCAACTTGAGTCTGGACAAATTCCTATTTG ATCCAAACAGGCGAAAGTATTTGGACTGGGAAACACGATTCAGAATCATAACAGGAATTGCACGAGGTCTTTTGTACCTTCATGTAGATTCTCGTGTCAAGATTATACACCGGGATTTGAAAACAAGCAACATTTTGCTAGATGAACAGATGAATCCAAAGATAGCAGACTTTGGCACAGCTAGGCTCATGAAAATTGACCATACACAGGCCAATACTACCAAAATATTTGGAACATT TGGATATATGGCACCAGAGTATACAGCAGCTGGAGTATTCTCAGTAAAGTCAGATGTCTATAGTTTCGGGGTTATGGTCCTGGAGATCGTAAGTGGACAAAGCAATAATTTGTTTATTCAATCATTTGGGCAGGACAGCCTTTTAAGCCAC GCACAGAAACTTTGGAACACAGGGACTATTATGGAACTAGTTGATCCATCACTAGGGAACAACTTTTCAAGAGCCGAAATCCTAAGATGTGTGCAAGTAGGGCTATTCTCTGTTCAAGAGGACCCTTCAAGTAGACCGACAATGGAATCAGTCCTCCTCATTCTTCAGAACAACTCCTCTGACATCCAGTTCCCACCGCGCCATTCAGCAGTATCATCTAACACAAATACGCAGGGTGAGGCTGGAGAAGATCAATTGCCAAGTCTGGAAGGTGATGAGGCTTATAGCAGAGACTCAACAGACTTGTACCCACGTTGA
- the LOC110792162 gene encoding cysteine-rich receptor-like protein kinase 10 isoform X1, whose product MKQMEPPSHYISKTFQLIFLVFLLLKNVSAVSQPNYFFTNCEASANYTQNSIYRENLYQLLSELGGQASLSDFYNITKGETPDIVYGTFYCRRDLNREFCRDCVQAAAQMIIRNCTTQKEAVVWYQECTLRYANRPIFGLDEDDERYSWWFSPDNVSNPNQLQTVLFRTMGSLIQSAAYNNSNHGYATGDAPFPPYPTLYGLVQCSNDILGPPCERCLRRIYRDMQTCCNGGRLWIMIFRTNCQMRYNMAPFYSPLAPPPPPSLPGSTGAGKGVLFYITRVVVPVAGFVLLLLCVLVVFCVCKRRKKQQTPSVCDPPIENNNPVLNSNESNIEQSNPSDSLQYSLDTIKFATRNFSMDNKLGEGGFGAVYKGRLPDGQEVAVKRLSEDSRQGHREFTNEVQLVAKLQHRNLVKLLGFCLEGEEKLLIFEFVSNLSLDKFLFDPNRRKYLDWETRFRIITGIARGLLYLHVDSRVKIIHRDLKTSNILLDEQMNPKIADFGTARLMKIDHTQANTTKIFGTFGYMAPEYTAAGVFSVKSDVYSFGVMVLEIVSGQSNNLFIQSFGQDSLLSHAQKLWNTGTIMELVDPSLGNNFSRAEILRCVQVGLFSVQEDPSSRPTMESVLLILQNNSSDIQFPPRHSAVSSNTNTQGEAGEDQLPSLEGDEAYSRDSTDLYPR is encoded by the exons ATGAAACAAATGGAACCACCATCACACTACATCTCAAAAACCTTCCAATTAATCTTCCTTGTATTCCTACTGCTGAAAAATGTTTCTGCAGTTTCCCAGCCCAACTATTTCTTCACAAACTGTGAAGCCAGTGCTAACTACACACAGAACAGCATATACAGAGAGAATCTGTACCAGCTCCTCTCAGAACTTGGTGGACAAGCCTCCTTATCTGACTTCTACAACATCACAAAGGGCGAAACTCCTGACATAGTCTACGGAACATTCTATTGTAGACGTGACTTGAATCGTGAGTTCTGTCGTGATTGTGTACAGGCAGCCGCGCAAATGATTATAAGAAACTGTACTACTCAGAAGGAGGCTGTTGTCTGGTACCAAGAATGCACTCTAAGGTATGCAAACCGTCCAATCTTCGGTCTAGATGAAGATGACGAACGTTACTCATGGTGGTTCAGCCCTGACAATGTATCCAATCCTAATCAGTTACAGACGGTGCTATTTAGAACCATGGGTAGTCTTATTCAGAGCGCGGCGTACAACAATAGCAACCATGGTTATGCAACTGGAGACGCCCCTTTTCCCCCGTATCCAACCTTATACGGTCTTGTTCAGTGCTCGAATGATATTCTTGGTCCACCTTGTGAAAGATGTTTGCGCCGTATTTATAGAGATATGCAAACTTGCTGTAACGGTGGGAGATTGTGGATTATGATTTTCCGGACCAATTGCCAAATGAGGTACAATATGGCTCCTTTCTATTCACCACTggctccacctccacctccaaGCTTACCAGGCTCTACAG GTGCAGGCAAGGGCGTACTATTCTACATAACAAGAGTTGTTGTTCCGGTTGCTGGCTTTGTATTGCTGCTTCTTTGCGTCCTCGTGGTCTTCTGTGTCTGTAAGAGGAGGAAGAAACAGCAGACACCTTCAG tTTGTGATCCGCCCATAGAAAACAATAATCCTGTTCTTAACAGCAATGAATCCAACATTGAGCAATCCAACCCTTCAGACTCATTGCAATACAGCCTGGACACAatcaaatttgctacgaggaacTTCTCCATGGATAACAAACTTGGGGAAGGTGGATTTGGAGCTGTATACAAG GGGAGGCTCCCAGATGGGCAGGAAGTGGCTGTTAAGAGGCTCTCAGAAGATTCCCGGCAAGGTCATAGAGAATTTACCAATGAAGTACAATTAGTAGCCAAGCTTCAACACAGAAACCTCGTCAAACTTTTGGGTTTTTGCTTAGAAGGGGAAGAAAAGTTGCTTATTTTTGAGTTTGTATCCAACTTGAGTCTGGACAAATTCCTATTTG ATCCAAACAGGCGAAAGTATTTGGACTGGGAAACACGATTCAGAATCATAACAGGAATTGCACGAGGTCTTTTGTACCTTCATGTAGATTCTCGTGTCAAGATTATACACCGGGATTTGAAAACAAGCAACATTTTGCTAGATGAACAGATGAATCCAAAGATAGCAGACTTTGGCACAGCTAGGCTCATGAAAATTGACCATACACAGGCCAATACTACCAAAATATTTGGAACATT TGGATATATGGCACCAGAGTATACAGCAGCTGGAGTATTCTCAGTAAAGTCAGATGTCTATAGTTTCGGGGTTATGGTCCTGGAGATCGTAAGTGGACAAAGCAATAATTTGTTTATTCAATCATTTGGGCAGGACAGCCTTTTAAGCCAC GCACAGAAACTTTGGAACACAGGGACTATTATGGAACTAGTTGATCCATCACTAGGGAACAACTTTTCAAGAGCCGAAATCCTAAGATGTGTGCAAGTAGGGCTATTCTCTGTTCAAGAGGACCCTTCAAGTAGACCGACAATGGAATCAGTCCTCCTCATTCTTCAGAACAACTCCTCTGACATCCAGTTCCCACCGCGCCATTCAGCAGTATCATCTAACACAAATACGCAGGGTGAGGCTGGAGAAGATCAATTGCCAAGTCTGGAAGGTGATGAGGCTTATAGCAGAGACTCAACAGACTTGTACCCACGTTGA
- the LOC110792154 gene encoding cysteine-rich receptor-like protein kinase 10, producing MAIFVFSTNFRLGLFIAISFILNINSQEFRQCYEVDGIYNFHRNNSRHNIDKAITQLVSNATNTYFNTISTGSGLDKFNALYSCRYDYPLQSCHSCVKSFVDVVLSCLPNVQGHSYRDECTLYYSNRSLDLSDEMDKFRRVGLAGGRTVTSKEENKLSQTLYTTVTRLIEEVISEFNVSSRYFAMTSEKYSSSETIYALAQCNPDLTSFECKTCLQSSFDWFTSDRTFPGVAQAKIYTPICRLFYMFSNKELSQPWNFAISSTGTRGNPIMAAIVASTSSVALLLKLLL from the exons ATGGCCATTTTTGTTTTCTCGACAAATTTTAGACTCGGTCTCTTTATCGCCATTTCTTTCATCCTTAATATCAACTCCCAAGAGTTTCGACAATGTTACGAGGTTGATGGCATATACAACTTTCATCGAAACAACTCTCGACACAACATCGACAAAGCTATCACTCAACTGGTATCGAACGCAACAAACACCTATTTCAACACCATCTCGACAGGCTCTGGGTTAGACAAATTTAACGCCTTATATTCTTGTCGATACGATTACCCCCTTCAATCTTGCCATAGTTGTGTCAAAAGTTTCGTCGACGTAGTCCTTTCGTGCCTTCCGAACGTACAAGGCCACTCATATCGCGACGAGTGCACGTTATATTACTCTAACCGTTCCCTAGACCTCTCCGATGAAATGGACAAATTCCGGCGGGTTGGTCTAGCTGGCGGCCGGACTGTAACCTCGAAAGAGGAGAACAAGTTAAGTCAGACTTTGTATACGACCGTTACTCGTCTCATCGAGGAAGTGATCTCTGAATTTAATGTTTCTTCTCGTTACTTTGCTATGACATCGGAGAAGTATTCGTCGAGCGAAACCATTTATGCACTTGCTCAATGTAATCCGGATCTTACCTCCTTCGAATGTAAAACTTGCCTACAAAGTAGTTTTGATTGGTTTACGTCTGATCGAACGTTTCCTGGTGTAGCTCAAGCAAAGATTTATACACCCATATGTAGGTTGTTTTACATGTTTTCTAACAAGGAGCTAAGTCAACCATGGAATTTTGCAATTTCATCAACAG GAACACGAGGAAATCCAATAATGGCTGCAATAGTAGCGAGTACTTCGAGCGTGGCACTATTATTAAAGCTTCTACTGTAA
- the LOC110792160 gene encoding uncharacterized protein, producing the protein MATQNLPPNQDPASPFYLHPTDNTANQLPKPDPTDITYEAWLRCNDMMISWILFNLDSVISKSVLYFNNAREIWLDLEDRFGFVSGPQIYALERQASDITQGSQNVAEFFTEIKSIWDKISAANPLPTCTCNLCTCNLTQKTFKMQQEQRLMQFLMKLGEHLAAARGNLLMMQPLPTLSHAYRMLAQEERQKEISAPVQHESHAFAADRRRYNDYQGRNSYKAQQSGYNRNNYQSTGGNKATGYKRPPSSYYCDHCKVNGHSTERCFKLHGFPPGFTGFKSDKRAADAVYTDEAYYDDMTEYQQLYFPNDREQQPQQPQANFFTPEQCTQLLNLLNKQQVEKVASTDAQFEEGDSSGHAFMACNSYCFLTCSHSSWLLDSGASDHMCASLSMFDSYEPVTGTGECITIPDGRKVSVLHKGTVTINENIQLTGVLHVPDFQYNLLSVNKLCTDHQCTVSFTADKCYLQGHLMKEKEVLGSVKSGLYSVDSEQHQSATSSTTCLAATTCTDPKFGI; encoded by the exons ATGGCAACACAGAACTTACCACCTAATCAAGATCCTGCTAGTCCTTTTTATCTGCATCCTACAGATAACACTGCAAATCA ATTGCCAAAACCCGATCCTACTGATATAACATATGAAGCATGGTTGAGATGCAATGACATGATGATTTCATGGATATTGTTTAACCTGGATTCAGTGATATCTAAAAGTGTGTTGTATTTCAATAATGCAAGAGAGATATGGCTTGACCTAGAGGATAGATTTGGATTTGTTTCTGGTCCACAAATTTATGCTCTTGAAAGGCAAGCATCAGACATCACACAAGGTTCACAGAATGTAGCAGAATTCTTTACTGAGATCAAGTCAATTTGGGACAAGATCAGTGCAGCAAATCCTCTTCCAACTTGTACTTGCAACTTATGCACTTGCAATTTGACACAAAAGACCTTCAAGATGCAACAAGAGCAAAGGTTGATGCAATTTCTTATGAAATTAGGAGAGCATTTAGCTGCAGCTAGAGGCAACTTACTCATGATGCAACCACTCCCAACGCTATCACATGCATATAGGATGCTGGCACAAGAAGAAAGACAGAAGGAAATTAGTGCTCCTGTACAGCATGAGAGTCATGCTTTTGCAGCAGACAGAAGAAGGTATAATGATTACCAAGGGAGAAATAGTTACAAGGCACAACAATCAGGCTATAATAGGAACAATTATCAATCAACTGGAGGGAACAAAGCAACTGGATATAAGAGACCTCCATCTAGCTACTACTGTGATCACTGTAAGGTTAATGGACACAGCACAGAGAGATGTTTCAAATTGCATGGTTTTCCACCAGGTTTCACAGGATTCAAGAGTGACAAAAGAGCTGCTGATGCTGTCTATACTGATGAAGCTTACTATGATGATATGACTGAATATCAACAGCTATATTTTCCTAATGACAGAGAGCAACAACCACAACAGCCACAGGCAAACTTTTTCACACCAGAACAATGTACACAATTGTTAAATCTACTGAACAAGCAACAGGTTGAGAAAGTGGCTTCCACAGATGCTCAGTTTGAGGAAGGGGACAGTTCAGGCCATGCATTCATGGCATGTAACAGTTATTGCTTTCTTACTTGTTCTCATTCAAGTTGGTTATTAGATAGTGGAGCTTCAGATCATATGTGTGCTAGTCTTAGCATGTTTGATTCATATGAACCTGTTACTGGAACTGGAGAGTGCATAACAATACCAGATGGAAGGAAAGTGAGTGTCCTTCATAAGGGAACTGTCACCATAAATGAAAACATACAGCTGACAGGTGTTCTGCATGTTCCAGATTTTCAGTACAATTTGTTATCTGTGAACAAACTATGTACTGATCATCAATGCACTGTGTCATTTACTGCTGATAAATGTTATCTGCAGGGCCATTTAATGAAAGAGAAAGAGGTTCTTGGTAGTGTGAAGTCAGGTCTTTACAGTGTGGATTCAGAACAGCATCAGTCTGCAACTTCTTCCACTACATGTCTAGCAGCAACAACATGCACAGATCCAAAGTTTGGCATTTGA